From Virgibacillus natechei, the proteins below share one genomic window:
- a CDS encoding ATP-dependent Clp protease ATP-binding subunit produces the protein MQCQQCGTNAAAINVAMQINNEKINMHVCNECFREIQNQMMNTDDFFSDSSKENADNAFSNKFSQGNGSNKMGTQTKQKQGNNGLLDQLAKNVTDEARNGQIDPIIGRDNEVKRVVETLNRRNKNNPVLIGEPGVGKTAIAEGLALKIIEGNVSAKLMKKQVYLLDVSSLVANTSMRGQFEERMNQLIKELQSRKDVILFVDEIHLLVGAGSAESSQMDAGNILKPALARGDLQLIGATTLKEYRQIEKDAALERRLQPIMVKEPSAEESIQILNGIKDRYETFHAVRYSEEAIRAFVTLSGRYIQDRFLPDKAIDLMDEVGSRLNIKNAEKDSNSIGNHLDEIIKEKEEAAEKEDYERAANLRYQEIQLQKQLDQAKDEAQDIDVDISDIQLIVEEKTGIPVTKLQTDEQEKMKNIAGNLGGKVIGQQEAVGKVAKAIRRSRAGLKSKYRPIGSFLFVGPTGVGKTELTKALAEELFGSRDLLTRLDMSEYMEKHAISKIIGSPPGYVGHEEAGQLTERVRHNPYSIILLDEIEKAHPDVQNMFLQIMEDGHLTDSHGRQVSFKETVIIMTSNAGTGDKQVNVGFNRDTHESVSTLEKLGDYFKPEFLNRFDSIINFNELSEDNLMEIVELMLRELQETIEENDIKIKITDEAKRELVRIGYDKRFGARPLRRVIQDKIEDQLTDLILEEETVENVKIDIEDEEIVIKNK, from the coding sequence ATGCAATGTCAACAATGTGGTACGAACGCTGCCGCTATTAATGTAGCGATGCAAATCAATAATGAGAAAATAAACATGCATGTCTGTAATGAATGTTTCCGTGAAATTCAAAATCAAATGATGAACACAGATGACTTTTTCTCAGATTCATCAAAGGAAAATGCAGATAACGCATTTTCTAATAAATTTTCCCAGGGAAATGGTTCAAATAAAATGGGAACACAAACAAAACAAAAACAAGGGAACAATGGTTTACTTGACCAACTAGCAAAAAATGTAACAGACGAAGCCAGAAACGGTCAGATTGATCCAATAATAGGCCGCGATAATGAAGTTAAACGAGTTGTTGAGACATTAAATAGAAGAAATAAAAATAATCCTGTCCTTATTGGTGAGCCAGGTGTTGGTAAAACTGCAATTGCAGAAGGGCTTGCACTCAAAATTATAGAAGGAAACGTAAGCGCAAAATTGATGAAAAAGCAAGTTTATCTATTAGATGTATCATCATTAGTAGCAAATACAAGCATGCGCGGGCAATTTGAAGAGCGTATGAATCAATTGATTAAAGAATTACAGTCCCGTAAAGATGTTATACTGTTCGTTGATGAGATTCATCTGTTAGTTGGTGCTGGCTCAGCAGAAAGCTCGCAAATGGATGCAGGAAATATCTTAAAACCAGCATTAGCCCGAGGTGACTTGCAGTTAATCGGGGCAACAACGTTAAAAGAGTATCGTCAAATTGAAAAAGATGCTGCGCTGGAGAGACGTCTACAACCAATTATGGTTAAAGAACCGTCGGCAGAGGAATCGATACAAATTCTAAATGGTATTAAAGACCGCTATGAGACGTTTCATGCCGTGCGTTATTCGGAGGAAGCAATTCGTGCATTCGTAACGTTGTCTGGTCGCTATATTCAAGATCGCTTTCTACCAGATAAAGCCATTGATTTAATGGATGAAGTAGGGTCACGATTAAATATAAAAAATGCAGAAAAAGATTCGAATTCTATTGGTAATCACCTTGATGAAATAATCAAAGAAAAAGAAGAAGCAGCTGAAAAAGAGGATTATGAACGTGCTGCCAACCTTCGTTATCAAGAAATTCAACTTCAAAAGCAGTTAGATCAAGCGAAAGATGAGGCTCAAGATATCGATGTAGATATTTCAGATATTCAATTAATTGTAGAAGAAAAAACAGGGATACCAGTCACAAAACTACAAACAGATGAACAAGAAAAAATGAAAAACATCGCTGGAAATCTTGGTGGCAAAGTAATCGGACAACAAGAAGCAGTTGGCAAAGTTGCAAAAGCAATCCGCCGAAGCCGTGCAGGTCTTAAATCCAAATATCGTCCAATTGGTTCGTTTTTATTTGTTGGACCAACGGGTGTCGGTAAAACGGAATTGACAAAAGCATTAGCTGAAGAATTATTCGGTTCACGAGACTTACTGACTCGCCTGGATATGAGTGAATACATGGAAAAACATGCTATATCCAAAATTATCGGTTCGCCTCCTGGTTACGTAGGTCATGAAGAAGCTGGGCAATTAACAGAACGTGTACGTCATAATCCATATTCAATTATTTTGCTTGATGAAATCGAAAAAGCACATCCAGACGTACAAAATATGTTCCTACAAATTATGGAGGATGGTCACTTAACGGATTCTCATGGAAGACAAGTGAGTTTTAAGGAAACGGTTATCATTATGACAAGTAATGCAGGTACCGGTGATAAACAAGTGAATGTAGGATTTAACAGAGACACACATGAATCTGTTTCTACATTGGAAAAACTAGGTGATTACTTTAAACCAGAATTCTTAAACCGATTTGACTCGATTATTAATTTCAACGAGCTATCTGAAGATAATTTAATGGAAATTGTGGAGCTAATGCTTCGTGAATTACAAGAAACAATTGAAGAAAACGACATTAAAATTAAGATCACAGATGAAGCAAAACGTGAGTTGGTACGAATTGGCTATGACAAGCGCTTTGGTGCAAGGCCTCTGCGTAGAGTAATTCAGGATAAAATTGAAGATCAATTAACAGATCTGATCTTAGAAGAAGAAACTGTTGAAAATGTTAAAATTGATATTGAAGATGAAGAAATTGTAATTAAAAATAAATAA
- a CDS encoding YwqI/YxiC family protein produces the protein MSEEIKVQPDAANRGITDMRSSTSAIPTTFAKEIEGENKLDMVREYNEIKQEYDDLLTQFENIFHQHLQASEEAVEKYQETDQHVANAIRSRS, from the coding sequence ATGAGTGAAGAAATTAAGGTACAGCCTGATGCTGCGAACCGGGGAATCACCGATATGCGATCATCGACAAGTGCGATCCCAACAACGTTTGCAAAAGAAATTGAAGGAGAAAATAAGCTTGATATGGTGCGCGAATACAATGAAATTAAGCAGGAATATGATGACCTTTTAACTCAATTTGAAAATATCTTTCATCAGCATTTGCAAGCGTCAGAAGAAGCTGTGGAGAAATATCAGGAGACAGATCAACACGTGGCCAATGCGATTAGATCGAGGAGTTAA
- a CDS encoding ComEC/Rec2 family competence protein, producing MRSSKISLVFILFISIFTLQPAQIHSESQDEMQVHFIDVGQGDSILIQTPTNKTILIDGGPPETGKKVVSYLEKQQVEKIDLLIATHPDIDHIGGLPNVMKSFEVDQILDSGKLYTTKTYAKYLNQIRKQNIPINIAEEGELIKLDPMLTIRVLNSFEKDKNNNQSSIALKITYNDIDFVLMSDVEMDQEKEIIDKNELQAEILKVAHHGSNTSSSFEFLQEVNPQIAILTYSMDNDFGHPVDRVIKNLEKINATIYSTATFGNVVVTTDGDNYFITPQKSPIHNLEKSAS from the coding sequence ATGCGTAGCAGCAAAATTTCCCTCGTATTTATACTGTTCATTTCCATTTTCACCCTGCAACCAGCACAAATTCACAGTGAATCCCAAGATGAAATGCAAGTTCATTTCATTGATGTAGGCCAAGGGGACAGCATTTTAATACAAACACCAACAAATAAGACAATCCTGATTGATGGCGGGCCACCTGAAACTGGGAAAAAGGTTGTATCCTACTTGGAAAAGCAACAGGTTGAAAAAATTGATCTTCTTATTGCTACACATCCCGATATCGACCATATTGGCGGACTTCCCAATGTAATGAAATCCTTTGAAGTAGATCAAATACTGGATTCTGGAAAATTGTATACAACCAAAACGTATGCAAAGTATTTAAATCAAATTCGCAAGCAAAATATTCCTATAAATATAGCGGAGGAAGGCGAACTCATAAAACTTGATCCAATGTTAACGATTCGTGTTCTAAATAGTTTCGAGAAAGACAAAAATAATAACCAATCTTCCATTGCACTAAAAATAACCTATAATGATATTGATTTTGTCCTAATGAGTGATGTGGAGATGGATCAGGAAAAAGAAATAATAGATAAAAATGAGCTTCAAGCTGAAATTCTAAAAGTTGCACACCACGGTTCCAATACAAGTAGTTCATTTGAATTTTTACAGGAAGTTAATCCGCAAATAGCAATACTCACTTACAGTATGGATAATGATTTTGGTCATCCAGTGGATCGTGTTATTAAAAATTTAGAAAAGATAAATGCAACGATTTATTCAACAGCAACGTTTGGAAATGTCGTCGTTACAACAGACGGGGATAACTACTTTATCACCCCACAAAAAAGTCCAATTCATAACTTGGAAAAATCAGCTAGCTAA
- a CDS encoding SPFH domain-containing protein: MQEKNAWMMNGFLGIFMIALLLAGAVFGFVEQQFILGGICLVLAVTVGSGITLVQPNQSVVVIFLGKYMGTIRREGIVVTVPFSIRQTISLRVRNFNSSRLKVNDVNGNPIEIAAVVVYKVVDSAKAVFDVDKYEQFIGIQSETAIRAVATKYPYDTFEHVEELTLRGNAQEISNELTAELQDRLKVAGVEIIEARLTHLAYSTEIAQAMLQRQQASAIIAARKQIVEGAVGMVQDAISRMEKDGLVDLDDERRAAMTNNLLVSIVADSGAQPVVNTGSLYQ; encoded by the coding sequence ATTCAAGAGAAGAATGCTTGGATGATGAATGGGTTTTTAGGTATTTTTATGATTGCGCTTCTTTTAGCTGGGGCGGTGTTTGGTTTCGTTGAACAACAATTTATATTGGGTGGTATTTGCTTAGTTCTAGCGGTTACTGTAGGTAGCGGGATCACGTTGGTTCAACCAAATCAATCTGTTGTCGTTATTTTTCTGGGGAAATATATGGGAACGATTCGTCGGGAAGGGATTGTAGTCACTGTTCCATTTTCTATAAGGCAGACGATTTCGCTTCGCGTGCGAAATTTTAATAGTAGTCGTCTAAAAGTAAATGATGTTAACGGGAATCCAATAGAGATTGCTGCGGTTGTAGTATATAAGGTGGTTGATTCAGCTAAAGCTGTTTTTGATGTGGATAAATATGAGCAATTCATTGGTATTCAAAGTGAAACAGCAATCCGCGCTGTTGCTACAAAATATCCATACGATACATTTGAGCATGTGGAAGAACTTACCCTCCGCGGAAATGCCCAAGAGATTTCAAATGAATTAACGGCTGAGTTACAGGATCGCCTAAAAGTGGCAGGTGTTGAAATTATCGAAGCACGATTAACTCATCTAGCCTACTCAACAGAAATTGCTCAAGCCATGCTTCAACGTCAACAGGCCAGTGCGATTATTGCAGCAAGAAAACAAATTGTTGAAGGTGCTGTTGGTATGGTTCAGGATGCTATCTCACGGATGGAAAAAGACGGATTAGTTGATTTGGATGACGAACGCCGGGCTGCCATGACAAATAATTTACTTGTTTCTATCGTAGCTGACAGTGGCGCACAGCCTGTTGTGAACACTGGATCATTATATCAATAA
- a CDS encoding Arc family DNA-binding protein, whose protein sequence is MAKKKNFPLRIDPKLYDALQVWAKDEFRSVNSHVEFLLRESVKKAGRLPKNEDKEIEED, encoded by the coding sequence ATGGCTAAGAAAAAGAATTTTCCATTGCGAATTGACCCGAAACTGTATGATGCTTTACAAGTCTGGGCGAAGGATGAATTTCGCAGCGTTAACAGCCATGTGGAATTTTTGTTAAGGGAATCAGTTAAAAAGGCTGGTAGGCTGCCGAAAAATGAAGATAAGGAGATAGAAGAAGATTAA
- a CDS encoding ABC transporter permease — protein MQWSTLFKKEMLENWRNKKWIWVPLVIILIAIIDPISNYYLPQIIESVGGMPEGASIDLPEFTPADVVMMSLGQLSSLGVLVIVLISMGIIAGERKSGVSELILVKPVSYQNYITAKWAALLVLVWGSLFLGMLASWYYTNILFGHLSLLAFLQIVFFYGLWLTLVVTVSIFYNTLFKTPGLVAFLTIITIMLMSIITQIFGHLLTWSPVHLSSYIHEMLITGSISSDLVATGLVTIVITIILLAASVFTLKNKELGN, from the coding sequence ATGCAGTGGTCAACGCTTTTTAAAAAGGAAATGCTGGAGAACTGGCGGAATAAGAAATGGATTTGGGTTCCTTTAGTTATTATTCTAATTGCCATTATTGATCCAATATCCAATTATTATTTGCCGCAGATTATTGAATCAGTTGGTGGAATGCCTGAAGGAGCTTCTATTGACCTACCTGAATTTACCCCGGCTGACGTCGTGATGATGAGCCTGGGACAGTTAAGCAGTTTGGGGGTATTGGTTATTGTACTCATATCAATGGGAATAATAGCGGGTGAGCGCAAAAGCGGGGTATCTGAGCTTATATTAGTAAAACCCGTTTCTTACCAAAATTATATTACAGCAAAATGGGCAGCACTGCTTGTACTTGTATGGGGTTCATTATTTTTAGGAATGCTGGCAAGCTGGTATTACACCAATATATTATTTGGTCACCTATCCTTACTGGCCTTTTTACAAATAGTCTTTTTCTATGGACTTTGGCTCACACTTGTTGTGACGGTTTCTATCTTTTATAATACATTATTTAAAACACCTGGCCTGGTGGCTTTTCTGACCATCATTACGATCATGCTGATGAGTATCATCACACAAATATTTGGACATCTGCTTACATGGAGTCCGGTTCATTTATCGAGCTATATTCATGAAATGCTAATTACTGGTAGTATTTCATCAGACTTGGTTGCGACTGGATTGGTGACAATAGTGATTACGATTATCCTGTTAGCTGCTTCGGTTTTTACGTTAAAAAATAAAGAACTGGGGAACTAA
- a CDS encoding ABC transporter ATP-binding protein, whose product MTLLTVSNLSKRYDSKPVVNNVSFSIDSGKCIALIGPNGAGKTTILRTLAGLLHSTSGSFQLGDMKTTGDIRKYIGYLPQHPVFYSWMTGREFLVYSGELALLSKTDANNRADELLDKVGIFDAKDKRIGKYSGGMKQRLGIAQALIHKPELLLLDEPVSSLDPIGRREILTMMEELKEEMSILFSTHILSDADEVSDELLLLHQGEIVESGSMNTLRQKYQTAKIELEFQSDIGKYKDKIDQLSAITNSYIDRNVLHVTATDILKARQEIFTAASGGYWPLTSFTLNRASLEDMFMKVVNT is encoded by the coding sequence ATGACATTATTAACCGTTTCCAATCTTTCCAAAAGATACGACAGTAAACCTGTAGTTAACAATGTAAGCTTTTCTATTGATTCCGGGAAATGTATTGCATTAATCGGGCCGAATGGTGCTGGAAAAACAACGATTTTGCGAACATTAGCAGGACTTTTACATTCAACTTCCGGATCCTTTCAACTTGGGGATATGAAGACAACTGGTGATATTCGCAAATATATCGGTTATTTGCCGCAACACCCTGTTTTCTATTCATGGATGACCGGCCGGGAGTTTTTAGTCTACAGTGGCGAGCTTGCTTTGCTATCAAAAACAGACGCCAATAATCGTGCAGACGAGTTGCTAGATAAAGTAGGGATTTTCGATGCAAAAGACAAACGAATTGGCAAATATTCCGGTGGGATGAAACAACGACTTGGCATTGCCCAAGCACTCATCCACAAGCCAGAACTGTTGCTATTAGATGAACCTGTTTCATCATTAGACCCGATTGGGCGTCGTGAAATTTTAACCATGATGGAAGAATTAAAAGAAGAAATGAGTATTCTATTTTCCACCCATATTTTAAGTGATGCTGACGAGGTTAGTGATGAACTACTGCTTCTCCATCAAGGGGAAATTGTGGAATCAGGGTCCATGAATACATTACGTCAAAAGTATCAAACAGCTAAAATTGAACTCGAATTTCAGAGTGATATTGGAAAATACAAAGACAAGATTGATCAGCTTTCAGCTATCACAAACAGTTATATCGACCGAAATGTACTACATGTCACCGCAACCGACATTCTAAAAGCAAGGCAGGAAATCTTTACGGCTGCATCTGGTGGATATTGGCCGTTAACAAGCTTTACACTAAATCGTGCTTCTCTTGAAGACATGTTCATGAAAGTGGTGAATACGTAA
- a CDS encoding PLD nuclease N-terminal domain-containing protein, with product MQEVLSQINWAVIAPLLVIQGILLIVALIDWAKADNINGPKWMWFFIIVLVNIIGPVLYFIFGRSKD from the coding sequence ATGCAGGAAGTTTTGAGTCAAATTAATTGGGCTGTTATTGCCCCGCTCTTAGTCATTCAAGGGATATTGCTAATCGTTGCCCTCATCGATTGGGCAAAAGCAGATAATATAAATGGGCCAAAATGGATGTGGTTCTTTATTATTGTTTTGGTAAATATTATCGGTCCTGTCTTATACTTTATTTTTGGAAGGAGTAAAGATTAA
- a CDS encoding helix-turn-helix domain-containing protein: MTLEQIAYNIKFFRDQQDWTQKELSEQLVVSRSVIAKWESNSVTPDISSLIKLSNVFEVTLDQLVGKQSYHEDLLKDFKRIYSSKSKSFDEEVVDLVEYIMTHPNFKDQVYRLKKLPIRKQLSLHTMFAGIIDQYEKI, from the coding sequence ATGACTTTAGAACAAATTGCATATAATATAAAGTTCTTTCGGGATCAGCAGGACTGGACACAAAAGGAACTATCCGAGCAACTAGTGGTTTCTCGCTCGGTAATCGCTAAGTGGGAAAGTAATTCCGTTACCCCGGATATATCATCGTTAATAAAGTTGAGTAATGTCTTTGAAGTAACGCTTGACCAGTTAGTTGGGAAGCAGTCCTACCATGAGGATCTCTTGAAAGATTTTAAGCGCATCTATAGTTCGAAATCAAAATCTTTCGATGAGGAAGTAGTAGATCTTGTCGAATATATAATGACCCATCCAAACTTTAAAGACCAGGTATACCGGTTAAAAAAATTACCTATTAGAAAGCAATTATCATTACATACAATGTTTGCCGGTATCATTGATCAATATGAAAAAATATAA
- a CDS encoding TIGR01777 family oxidoreductase, protein MNILVTGGTGFVGRNLTAALHEKDHHCYVLTRFPENYSISDRTTFISYDYPVEKLPLIHGVINLAGESLFGYWTDKKKESIINSRLKITQKVIDIISKLDKKPEVFISGSAVGFYGMSDEQIFTEATTQPGDDFLAEVATEWEQAAQQVEEMGIRTVYARFGVILGEKGALQYMSLPVKMFVGGKIGDGEQWITWVHIEDVVGILQFCLFNNIEGPVNVTAPNPRRNKDFTKLLSDVLKRPYWFPTPSPFIRLTLGEMSQLITKGQYVLPKKAQNKGYQFSYPYLRDALRDIKT, encoded by the coding sequence TTGAATATATTAGTAACTGGCGGAACAGGCTTTGTCGGCAGAAACCTTACAGCAGCATTACATGAGAAAGATCACCATTGTTATGTACTCACTAGATTTCCTGAGAATTACTCAATCAGCGATAGAACTACCTTTATTAGCTATGATTATCCAGTTGAAAAACTTCCACTGATACATGGCGTCATCAATCTTGCGGGTGAATCACTTTTCGGTTATTGGACCGATAAGAAAAAAGAATCCATCATAAATAGCAGATTAAAAATAACACAAAAAGTCATCGACATCATAAGTAAGTTAGATAAAAAGCCTGAAGTATTTATAAGTGGATCTGCAGTAGGGTTTTATGGAATGTCTGACGAACAAATCTTTACAGAAGCAACCACTCAACCAGGTGATGACTTTCTAGCAGAGGTTGCTACGGAATGGGAACAAGCTGCACAACAGGTGGAAGAAATGGGGATTCGAACCGTTTATGCACGATTTGGCGTCATTTTGGGCGAGAAAGGCGCGCTGCAGTATATGAGTCTGCCAGTGAAAATGTTTGTCGGTGGCAAAATTGGGGATGGAGAGCAATGGATTACATGGGTTCATATTGAAGACGTTGTAGGTATTCTTCAGTTTTGTTTATTTAACAATATAGAAGGCCCCGTTAATGTTACGGCACCCAACCCAAGAAGAAATAAAGACTTCACTAAACTATTATCTGATGTACTAAAGCGCCCGTATTGGTTTCCAACACCGTCCCCTTTTATTCGGTTAACGTTAGGAGAAATGAGCCAATTAATTACCAAAGGCCAATATGTTTTACCAAAAAAAGCCCAGAATAAAGGCTATCAATTTTCCTATCCTTATTTACGCGATGCATTACGAGACATCAAAACCTGA
- the recX gene encoding recombination regulator RecX, producing MNKKITRITTQKKSKDRYNIFLNEGQDERFGFSVDEAILIEFNLRKDLVLDDATINELIEKDTVHKSYTQAINFLSYRMRTKKEIHDYLVKKEVDPEHITQIMEKLNEEKLVDDKQFAEMFLRNRINTSTKGPMLIKKEMIEKGVSADLASQAVDQYPYESQFENVSIWINKKLNAGKKDSFRKQIQQLQATLMQKGFTQDVIKDALSEINEEKDEDAEWESVVYQGEKLVRKHQQKVTGYKLRNKVKEGLFRKGFSMEMINQFLDEQVEE from the coding sequence TTGAATAAAAAAATAACTCGCATTACCACACAAAAGAAAAGCAAAGATCGATATAATATTTTTTTGAATGAAGGCCAGGATGAAAGATTTGGCTTTAGTGTGGATGAAGCTATTTTAATAGAGTTCAACCTTCGAAAAGATCTTGTATTAGATGACGCTACGATTAATGAACTTATCGAAAAAGATACAGTACATAAATCATATACCCAAGCTATCAACTTTTTAAGCTACCGAATGAGAACAAAAAAAGAAATCCACGATTATTTAGTTAAAAAAGAGGTGGATCCAGAACATATTACGCAGATCATGGAAAAACTGAATGAAGAAAAATTAGTTGATGATAAGCAATTTGCCGAGATGTTTTTGCGAAATAGAATAAACACTTCGACAAAAGGGCCTATGCTCATCAAAAAGGAAATGATTGAGAAAGGTGTCTCAGCCGATTTAGCTAGTCAGGCAGTTGATCAGTATCCGTATGAATCGCAATTCGAAAATGTATCCATTTGGATAAACAAGAAATTGAATGCAGGTAAAAAAGATTCTTTTCGTAAGCAGATTCAACAGCTACAAGCTACACTGATGCAAAAAGGATTTACCCAGGATGTTATTAAAGATGCTCTGTCCGAAATAAATGAAGAAAAAGATGAAGACGCAGAATGGGAGTCCGTCGTTTATCAAGGTGAAAAACTTGTACGAAAGCATCAGCAGAAGGTAACGGGATATAAACTACGAAATAAAGTGAAAGAAGGTTTATTTCGAAAGGGATTTTCAATGGAAATGATTAATCAGTTTTTGGACGAACAGGTAGAGGAATGA
- a CDS encoding YfhH family protein codes for MNYRYSDYSIEQLRVEARNFKEKAMKAEQLGNVSEVAVNERKMQVALAYTINPEDFYATGVYQLNNDPGHKFKINYINGVFAWGHRVNLLNEAYEKEEALPISLLGDEISE; via the coding sequence ATGAATTATCGATATAGTGATTACTCAATTGAGCAATTACGCGTAGAAGCTAGAAACTTTAAGGAGAAAGCAATGAAAGCAGAACAACTAGGTAACGTATCAGAGGTAGCAGTGAATGAACGAAAAATGCAAGTTGCTTTAGCATATACGATCAATCCAGAAGACTTTTATGCCACTGGAGTATATCAATTAAATAACGATCCTGGGCATAAATTCAAAATTAATTATATAAACGGTGTGTTTGCATGGGGACATCGGGTTAATTTGTTAAATGAAGCGTATGAAAAAGAAGAAGCTTTACCCATTTCCTTACTAGGTGATGAGATCTCTGAGTAA
- a CDS encoding metal-dependent hydrolase, with amino-acid sequence MDTGTHIVMGVALGGLATLDPVVQANPTLFAAVLTGTIIGSHAPDFDTVFKLKNNATYIRHHRGASHSIPAVIIWGLLVSGIIYMFVPQVDFLHLWLWTFLAVIIHVFVDIFNAYGTQAYRPFTHRWVAYGFINTFDPYIFILHIAGIGAWILGANPVYTWVIMYSVLVLYYIKRYMDKREIVKKIKDYLPNIEQIDTSPTIKHNYWRVAITTDTTYYVATVENGHIEIVDEFKKVPMPHSDMMGLAKKDKNAAAFLTFSPVYRWEINDFDDFTEIRFIDLRYRSDSRYPFVAVVQIDDNMRIMSSYTGWIFSEQKLQSKLYMRDSPV; translated from the coding sequence ATGGATACTGGAACCCACATTGTAATGGGAGTTGCACTAGGGGGACTGGCAACACTAGATCCGGTTGTGCAAGCTAACCCTACATTATTCGCGGCCGTTTTAACTGGAACAATCATAGGTTCCCACGCGCCGGACTTCGATACCGTTTTTAAATTAAAAAACAACGCTACTTATATTCGTCACCACCGTGGAGCATCCCATTCGATCCCCGCAGTTATAATTTGGGGGTTATTAGTTTCTGGAATAATTTATATGTTCGTCCCACAGGTAGACTTTCTCCATCTATGGCTATGGACGTTCTTAGCAGTTATTATACATGTTTTTGTAGATATTTTTAATGCATATGGAACTCAAGCCTATCGACCATTCACCCATAGATGGGTCGCATATGGATTTATCAACACATTTGATCCCTATATTTTCATATTGCATATAGCAGGTATAGGTGCATGGATCCTCGGAGCAAACCCTGTTTATACATGGGTGATTATGTATAGCGTCCTTGTGCTGTATTATATCAAGCGATATATGGATAAAAGAGAAATTGTCAAAAAAATTAAAGATTACCTTCCAAACATCGAACAGATTGATACTTCACCAACAATAAAGCATAATTACTGGCGTGTCGCCATTACAACAGACACGACCTATTATGTTGCTACAGTTGAAAATGGTCATATTGAAATCGTTGATGAATTTAAAAAAGTACCAATGCCTCATTCAGACATGATGGGATTAGCAAAAAAAGATAAGAACGCTGCTGCATTCCTAACATTTTCCCCTGTCTATCGATGGGAAATAAACGATTTTGATGATTTTACAGAAATTCGATTTATTGACTTACGTTACCGATCTGATAGCCGTTATCCATTTGTTGCAGTCGTACAAATTGATGATAACATGCGGATAATGAGCTCCTATACGGGATGGATCTTTTCTGAACAAAAACTGCAAAGTAAATTATATATGAGAGATAGCCCAGTATAA